Proteins from a single region of Desulfolutivibrio sulfoxidireducens:
- a CDS encoding metal-dependent hydrolase has product MDPVTHIASGILVGQAVRDRFPPGKWLIFFTALCAWIPDIDNFVTYFGPEAYMRYHRGLTHSILGGAVLAALLAAAFRPLSRAAPFLKVFALAFGCILMHDFLDLITTYGTQLLLPFSDARLGLPAVFIVDPVYTGVMLVAVVLGFVLKTRGRTVALVALGWLVLYPALSLGLREIVVAAQKERLTAEGLPQAVAHVTTDALSPIYWKVVVDDGSNYRVRAASLLDPHGGPDVAVGKKANRETLRRLGREVSILSTYEWFAEFPVVSVPSESAASMKTEKFRDSGGMVSRAEAGQNASGSGPDGFSQPRVLIFSDMRFVGVSPVLPESRRNPKQPMFAVRVELDASGRPEKVFFYRGGQAQGIAPAGRASRTKGP; this is encoded by the coding sequence ATGGACCCCGTCACCCATATAGCCAGCGGCATCCTGGTCGGACAGGCCGTGCGGGACCGTTTTCCCCCCGGGAAATGGCTGATTTTTTTCACGGCCCTTTGCGCCTGGATTCCGGACATCGACAATTTCGTGACCTACTTCGGCCCCGAGGCCTACATGCGCTACCACCGGGGCCTGACCCATTCCATCCTGGGCGGGGCGGTCCTGGCCGCGCTTTTAGCCGCCGCCTTCCGGCCCCTGTCCCGGGCCGCGCCCTTTCTCAAGGTGTTCGCCCTGGCCTTTGGCTGCATCCTGATGCACGATTTCCTGGACCTCATCACCACCTACGGCACCCAGCTCCTTCTGCCCTTTTCCGATGCGCGCCTCGGGCTTCCGGCCGTCTTTATCGTCGATCCCGTGTATACCGGGGTCATGCTCGTGGCCGTGGTCCTGGGGTTCGTCCTGAAGACCCGGGGGAGGACTGTGGCGCTTGTGGCCCTGGGCTGGCTTGTTCTCTATCCGGCATTGAGCCTGGGGCTTCGGGAGATCGTGGTCGCGGCCCAGAAGGAGCGCCTTACGGCCGAGGGCCTGCCCCAGGCCGTGGCCCATGTGACCACGGACGCCCTAAGTCCCATCTACTGGAAGGTGGTGGTGGACGACGGCTCAAACTACCGGGTGCGCGCGGCGAGCCTCCTCGACCCCCATGGAGGTCCGGACGTGGCCGTGGGCAAAAAGGCCAACCGGGAGACGCTACGGCGTCTGGGCCGGGAGGTCTCGATCCTGTCCACCTACGAATGGTTCGCGGAATTCCCGGTGGTGAGTGTCCCTTCCGAATCCGCCGCATCCATGAAGACCGAAAAATTCCGTGATTCCGGCGGGATGGTCTCCAGGGCCGAGGCCGGACAGAACGCGTCCGGGTCAGGCCCCGACGGTTTTTCCCAGCCGCGCGTCCTGATCTTTTCGGACATGCGGTTTGTGGGGGTGAGTCCGGTGCTGCCCGAGTCGCGGCGCAACCCGAAGCAGCCGATGTTTGCCGTGCGTGTGGAGCTTGACGCGTCAGGCCGGCCGGAGAAGGTGTTTTTTTATCGCGGCGGGCAGGCCCAGGGGATCGCGCCCGCGGGTCGCGCGTCACGGACGAAGGGGCCTTAG
- a CDS encoding YitT family protein, which produces MPLRRFLNIPTVAVARNIVLITLGAFMFSFGVKAVAVEHGFISGGVSGLGLLLYYLFGGVGIGTWYFLLNVPLMFVGWFSLSRRFILYTLYGMAILSVFMDMVTFRAGIDDPMLAAIFSGAIMGAGVGIGLRSYGSLGGTDIVAIALNQKWNLRVGQFNFLYNLVLFSGGFFFYDTDLILYSLVLSFVSSTVMEYFLSLFNQRKMVLIISDQADQIAQDIVHVLRRGCTFLHGRGAYTGNPKNVLMTITNTVQIKRLEELVFARDKNAFFVVENTFNVLGEGFSRRKVY; this is translated from the coding sequence ATGCCCCTTCGCCGGTTCCTGAACATCCCGACCGTGGCCGTGGCCCGCAACATCGTGCTCATCACCCTGGGCGCGTTCATGTTTTCCTTCGGGGTCAAGGCCGTGGCCGTGGAGCACGGATTCATCTCCGGCGGCGTCTCGGGCCTGGGGCTTCTGCTCTACTACCTCTTCGGGGGCGTGGGCATCGGCACATGGTATTTCCTGCTCAACGTGCCGCTGATGTTCGTGGGCTGGTTCAGTCTAAGCCGCCGGTTCATCCTCTATACCCTCTACGGCATGGCGATCTTAAGCGTCTTCATGGACATGGTGACCTTTCGGGCGGGCATCGACGATCCCATGCTGGCGGCCATCTTCAGCGGGGCCATCATGGGCGCGGGGGTGGGCATCGGGCTGAGGTCCTACGGGTCCCTGGGCGGCACGGACATCGTGGCCATCGCCCTCAACCAGAAGTGGAACCTGCGCGTGGGCCAGTTCAACTTCCTCTATAATCTGGTCCTTTTTTCCGGGGGCTTTTTTTTCTATGATACGGACCTGATCCTGTATTCCCTTGTCCTTTCCTTCGTCTCCTCCACGGTCATGGAATACTTCCTGTCGCTTTTCAACCAACGCAAGATGGTGCTGATCATCTCCGACCAGGCCGACCAGATCGCCCAGGACATCGTGCACGTGCTGCGCCGGGGCTGCACCTTTCTCCACGGACGCGGGGCCTACACCGGCAATCCCAAAAACGTCCTTATGACCATCACCAACACCGTGCAGATCAAACGCCTGGAGGAACTGGTCTTCGCCAGGGATAAAAACGCCTTCTTCGTGGTGGAGAACACCTTCAACGTGCTCGGCGAAGGGTTCTCGCGACGCAAGGTGTATTGA
- a CDS encoding radical SAM protein has protein sequence MSSTTASPPSSQVPASRRLIGLSDLRRLAGGRVPGQVVIQYTDRCNASCAQCGMRVENRFPRSTLRPEILWPQIEAMARRGVAAISFTGGEPLLCLKDIAPLARRARDAGIRHVRTGTNGYFFRDHERPDFAARMADLAKTLLTSGFNAFWISVDSADPDLHEKNRGLPGVIRGIAKALPILHDHGLFPAANLGINRLTGGHGAPVPHDPADPATFDAAAFTGHFRQAFRRFYAFVESLGFTTVNACYPMSAEETPPDSDHAPAAATVQAGEAVYAATSTDDFIRFTPPEKAALFSALYEVIPEFRGRLRIFTPRSSLLTLVRHYSGNTGNGHYPCRGGIDFFFMDAARGHIFPCGYRGGEDLGRFSDLDPAAIKTRPFCARCDWECFRDPSELFGPVMDLFSRPFSLARRFLSDPEYRRVWTADVRYALACDGCSAVVAPDMKKLARFGSPARPA, from the coding sequence ATGTCCTCCACCACCGCCAGCCCCCCGTCGTCCCAGGTCCCCGCGTCCCGCCGCCTCATCGGCCTGTCCGACCTGCGCCGCCTAGCCGGGGGACGCGTGCCCGGCCAAGTGGTCATCCAGTACACCGACCGTTGCAACGCCTCCTGCGCCCAGTGCGGCATGCGCGTGGAAAACCGCTTCCCCCGCTCCACCCTGCGGCCCGAGATCCTGTGGCCCCAGATCGAGGCCATGGCCAGACGCGGCGTGGCGGCCATCTCGTTTACCGGCGGAGAACCGCTTCTGTGCCTGAAGGACATCGCCCCCCTGGCCCGACGGGCCAGGGACGCCGGCATCCGCCATGTGCGCACCGGCACCAACGGCTATTTCTTCCGGGACCACGAGCGTCCGGACTTTGCCGCGCGCATGGCCGATCTGGCCAAGACCCTTCTTACAAGCGGCTTCAACGCCTTCTGGATCAGCGTGGACAGCGCCGACCCGGACCTGCACGAAAAAAACCGGGGCCTGCCCGGGGTCATCCGGGGCATTGCCAAGGCCCTGCCCATCCTCCACGACCACGGCCTGTTCCCGGCCGCCAATCTGGGCATCAACCGCCTGACCGGGGGACATGGCGCGCCAGTCCCCCACGATCCGGCCGACCCGGCAACCTTCGACGCCGCCGCCTTCACCGGGCATTTCCGCCAGGCCTTCCGCCGCTTTTACGCCTTCGTGGAATCGCTCGGGTTCACCACGGTCAACGCCTGCTATCCCATGAGCGCCGAAGAGACCCCGCCGGACAGCGACCACGCCCCGGCGGCCGCGACCGTCCAGGCCGGCGAGGCGGTCTACGCCGCCACCTCGACCGACGACTTCATCCGCTTCACCCCGCCCGAGAAGGCGGCCCTTTTTTCCGCCCTCTACGAGGTCATCCCGGAATTTCGCGGCCGGCTGCGCATCTTCACCCCCAGAAGCTCCCTGCTTACGCTTGTCCGCCACTACTCCGGAAATACGGGAAACGGCCACTACCCCTGCCGGGGGGGCATCGACTTCTTTTTTATGGACGCGGCCCGGGGCCACATCTTTCCCTGCGGCTACCGGGGCGGCGAGGACCTGGGCCGCTTCTCCGACCTCGACCCGGCCGCCATAAAGACCCGGCCCTTCTGCGCCAGATGCGACTGGGAATGCTTCCGTGACCCCTCGGAGCTTTTCGGCCCGGTCATGGACCTTTTTTCCCGCCCGTTCTCCCTGGCCCGCCGCTTTCTGTCCGACCCCGAATACCGCCGGGTCTGGACAGCGGACGTGCGCTACGCCCTGGCCTGCGACGGATGCAGCGCGGTGGTTGCGCCGGACATGAAAAAACTGGCCCGCTTCGGATCTCCCGCCCGCCCGGCCTGA